In Roseibium algicola, the DNA window GAAGAAAATGCCGGCTGAAGCTGACGCTGTGTGAATGTTGTCCGGTTGCAGTGGGACTTGCGCACCGGTGCCAACTCCTGTTCAGTTGCGGTCGTTCACCCTTCCACACGTGTCGCGATCCGCCGCACGTTCTCACAAAGAACCTGATTATCCGACCTCGTGGCCCCACCTTTCCGCTTTGCAGCGGTGGATGTGTCGGTTCGTTGGCTTTGGAACACCGGAAAAAGGAACTCCTTCATGTCCTTGAAAATCGTCCGGCGTCTTATCCCGGAATGGGGCACGACCTATGGTCCTGCAGGCGAGGGACCTTTTCCTGCCGTCATGGTGTTTCATGGCTCAGAGGGGGCATGGTCAGGCTGGAGCCATCGAAATGCGGTTCTCCTGGCAGCACATGGTTATCTTGCCTTTCCTTTCGGCTATTCGAAGGGGGGCAATGCCTGGAATGCCGGCAGCATTGAAAACGTGTCACTGGACAGAAGTCTGGATGCCTTCCGGGCGCTGCGTGCATTTGAGGCTGTTGGTGAAAAGGCGGCATTCTACGGCGTGTCGCGGGGGGCTGAACATGCCCTTTTGCTGACAGCCCTGATGGCGGAGGAAGGTCTTGACGGCCTGCCTGACGCGGTGGCTGTGCACAGTCCGCCAGACGTTGTGTGCGGGGCGTTCGACAGCAAGGCTTACCGCGACGCTGGAGATCCAGGCTGGCAGCCGTGGGACCCCGGTGAGCGGGCATGGTCCTGGCGCGGGTCTTCCGAGAACCTTCTTCCTACGAAACAGATCGAAATAGAACGCTATGACGGACCGGTTTTCCTGAGCCACGGGTCGGCCGACCGGGTTTGGTCAGTGGATATGACAAAGCGTCTGGAAGGGCGGCTTCTTGCCCATGGCCGGAAGCCGGAGGTTCATATCTACGAAGGCCAGGACCATATCCCGACCAGTGCTGCAGAAAACCTGCATCACGAGAACCTGCTGACATTTCTGGACAGAAATCTTCTGGCATCGTGACTTTGCCGAGGGCGGCGGGCTGACCACGCACTCGTGTCAGGTGACTGCCTTCAGTAGCGACTGAGACGGC includes these proteins:
- a CDS encoding alpha/beta hydrolase family protein, whose protein sequence is MSLKIVRRLIPEWGTTYGPAGEGPFPAVMVFHGSEGAWSGWSHRNAVLLAAHGYLAFPFGYSKGGNAWNAGSIENVSLDRSLDAFRALRAFEAVGEKAAFYGVSRGAEHALLLTALMAEEGLDGLPDAVAVHSPPDVVCGAFDSKAYRDAGDPGWQPWDPGERAWSWRGSSENLLPTKQIEIERYDGPVFLSHGSADRVWSVDMTKRLEGRLLAHGRKPEVHIYEGQDHIPTSAAENLHHENLLTFLDRNLLAS